TGGCACATCCTGCGCGAGGGATCGGCCACGGCGCTGTGCGGGCACTTCTTCTCGCTGGTCAGCGCAACCAAGCCGATCACGGAGATACTCGCGATCACACCGCCCTGTCGCTGCCGGGAGTGCTGGGACTGGTGGGCAGTCGTGGAGCAGGTACGGGCGGGGAGCAGTGCCCGCGAGCCCGGGGTCTGACACCGCATCCCACATCGAGACTCCGTCCGCCCCGATGCCCGGCACCCCGCACGGCAGGATTCACCCCGCCGTTCACACGTCGACCACGAGAGGATCAAGGCCAACACTGGAGAGATGGACCCCGTGCAAGCGCTGCGCCGGATCGCCTTCCTGCTGGAGTGGCGTGGCGCCTCCCCCTACCGGGTGCGAGCGTTCCACACGGCCGCCGACGCCGCGAGCGTCCTGCCGGCAGGCCGGGTCGAAGCCCAGCAGGCACGGAGGCTGCCGGGCGTGGGTCCCGTGACTGCCGACGTGATCGCGCAGGCCTCGGCGGGCGGTACCCCGGTCTATCTGGCCCGGCTGGAAGCGGAGATCGGTCCGGCCGCCGAGATCGGCTGGAGCTTGGTCGCGTCGAGCCGCGGCGACTGCCACGTGCACTCCGACTGGTCCGACGGCGGCAGCCCGATCGAGGAGATGGCCCAGGCGGCATGCGCCCAGGGCCATCAGTGGGCCGTACTGACCGACCACTCCCCCAGGCTCACCATCGCCCACGGCCTCAGCCCGGACCGGCTTCGGCAGCAGCTGGAGATCGTGGCCGCCCTCAACGCCGAGATGGCGCCGTTCCGGCTGCTCACGGGCATCGAGTGCGACATCCTGGAGGACGGCACGCTCGACCAGAAGGAAGAGCTGCTGGCCCGGCTCGACCTGGTCGTCGCTTCGGTCCACTCCAAGCTGCGGTCGGACCCGGAGCCGATGACCGCGCGCATGATCGCCACCGTGCGCAATCCGCACACGGCTGTGCTGGGACACTGCACCGGCCGGATCGTCACCGGCCGCGGCCGGCCCCAGTCCCGTTTCGACGCGGAGGCTGTGTTCACCGCCTGCGCGGAGACGGGGACGGCAGTCGAGATCAACTGCCGCCCCGAAAGGCGGGATCCGCCGGATGACCTGCTGCAGCTGGCTGCGGAGATCGGCTGCCTGTTCGCGGTGGACACCGACTCCCATGCCCCGGAGCAACTGCACTGGCAGTCCTCCGGCTACGCAAGGGCGTCACGGATCGGGCTCGGGCCGGACCGGCTGGTCACCACCTGGCCCGTCGAAAGGCTGCTGAGCTGGACGGCCCCACGTCGTCGAACCCACGGGTGACCCTGGTCCGCTTCTGGACTCCCCGTCAGGTGATGGCGAAGGCCTGGTGGAGTCCTACGGTGGTCAGCAGGCGCAGCGTGCGAGGCCGACGGGCCGGGGCGGTCCCGCGACCCGCGGTCTATCCGACGGCCTGCCGGGCGTCGGGGACCGGTCGAGCCGCCTGGTCGATGCTGTCGCGGGCGGCAGCGGCCACCGCGTCGGCGGTGATGCCGAACTCGGTGTACAGGCGCTGGTAGTCGGCGGAGGCGCCGTAGTGTTCCAGGCTGACGATACGTCCGGCGTCGCCGACGACTTCGCGCCAGCCCTGCCCCACCGCCGCCTCGACGCTGACCCTGGCACGGACGGAGGGCGGCAGCACCCGGTCCCGATAATCCTCGGGCTGGGCGGCGAACCACTCCCGGCACGGCATCGAGACCACGCGGGCCGCCAGGCCCTCCGCCGTCAGGATGTCGCGCGCCTCCAGGGCGATGTGGACCTCGGAGCCGGTGGCGACCAGGATCACCTCGGGGTCGGCGCCGTCCGCGGCGTCGGCAAGGATGTAGCCGCCGCGCGACGCCTCCCGGGCCGGGGCGTACCCGGAGCCCTTGCGATCCAGGACGGGCAGGTTCTGCCGCGACAGGACCAGGCCGGCAGGTCGATCGGTGTGCTCCAGGACGGTACGCCAGCAGGCGGTGGTCTCGTTGGCGTCGGCGGGCCGGACCACGTCCAGGCCGGGGATGGCGCGGAGCGCGGCAAGGTGTTCGACGGGTTGGTGGGTGGGGCCGTCCTCGCCCAGGCCGATGGAGTCGTGGGTCCAGACGTAGGTGGCGGGCAGTTTCATCAGGGCGGCCAGCCGTATCGCCGGGCGCATGTAGTCGGAGAAGGTCAGGAAGGTGCCGCCGTAGGGGCGGGTCAGGCTCTGCAGGGCGATGCCGTTGAGGATCGCGGCCATGGCGTGCTCGCGGATGCCGAAGTGCAGGGTGCGGCCGTACGGGCTGCCCTTCCACTCCGCGGTCTGCCGTCCGGTCGGCACGAAGGACGGCTCACCGTCCATGGTGGTGTTGTTGCTGCCGGCCAGGTCCGCCGAGCCGCCCCAGAGTTCCGGCAGCACGGCGGCCAGGGCGGACAGCACCTCGCCCGAGGCGGCGCGGGTGGCCATGCCCTTGGCGTCGGCGGGAAACTCGGGGAGGGCCTCGGCCCACCCCTCGGGCAGGCGCTGCGCCTGCAAGCGGTCCAGCAGCGCGGCGCGCTCGGGCTGGGCCTCGCGCCATGCAGTGAAGGATGCGTCCCAGGCGGCATGGGCCCGGCGGCCGCGTTCGGCCGCCTGCCGGGTGCGGGCCAGGACATCGTCCTCGACGGTGAAGTACTGGGCGGGGTCGAAGCCCAGCAGGGTCTTGGTGGCGGCGATCTCGTCCTCGCCGAGCGCGGAGCCGTGGGCCTTTCCGGTGTTCTGTTTGGTGGGGGCCGGCCAGCCGATGAGGGTGCGCAGCATGATCAGTGAGGGTCGGCCGGTCTCCGCCCGGGCGTCCTCGATCGCGGACATCAGGGCGTCGACGTCCTCGACGTAGGAGCCGGTGTGCGTCCAGTCCACGGTCTGGACGTGCCAGCCGTAGGCGGCGAACCGGGCCGGAACGTCCTCGCTGAAGGAGACGTCGGTGTCGTCCTCGATGGAGATGTGGTTGGAGTCGTAGAAGACGACGAGGTCGCCCAGTTCCTGATGTCCGGCCAGGGAGGCGGCCTCGGCGGAGACGCCTTCCATCATGTCGCCGTCGGAGGCGATGACGTAGACGTGGTGGTCGAACGGGCTGCTGCCGCGGTCGGCGTCGGGGTCGAGCAGACCGCGTTCGCGGCGCGCCGCCATCGCCATGCCGACGGCCGCGGCGAACCCCTGGCCCAGCGGGCCGGTGGTGATCTCTACCCCACGGGTGTGCCGGTGCTCCGGATGCCCGGGGGTCGCGGAGCCCCAGGTGCGCAGGGCCTGCAGGTCCGAGAGCTCCACGCCGTAGCCGGTCAGGTAGAGCTGGATGTACAGGGTGAGGCTGGAATGGCCGCAGGAGAGCACGAACCGGTCCCGTCCCAGCCACTGGTCGTCGTTCGGGTCGTGCCGCATGACGTTCTGGAACAGCAGGTGGGCCAGGGGCGCCAGACTCATCGCCGTGCCGGGGTGGCCGTTTCCGACCTTCTGGACCGCGTCCGCGGCCAGCAGCCGCACCGTGTCCACGGCCCGCACATCCACTGGGTCCCAGCCGACGCGGTCGGCGACCGGCGGTGCCAGGGAGGTGTCGCGCTGCGCCGTGCGGCCGGAGTGTTCACTCGCCATGCCGATGCTCCTTGGTCCGTGCGATGGGCTCGAGGCTGGTTCGTCGGCCAGGGCCGGGCCTTCCGCGCCTGCCCTGGCTCGCGACCGGTACACCTGATCCGGGCCAGAGGAACCATGCCGTTGGAGTGCGAACGACGAGCGCTGCCCAGCCGTGTCCGCGGCAGGCGCGACCGAGCTCGATCAGGCGGCGTCCTGGTCGGCGCGGGGCCCGCGAAGGGCCTGGATGACGGCCCAGACGACGGAGACGGCCGGGACCGCGAGAACCGCGCCGACGATGCCGAGGGCGATGCTGCCGGCGATGACGCTGATCGCGATGACGACGGGGTGGAGGCTGACGGCCCAGCTCATGATGAGCGGGTGGAGCACGTGCCCCTCGATCTGACCGATCACCACGATCAGCGCCAGCACGATGACGGCGGTGATCGGGCCCTGAGTGGCCAGGGCGACCGCGCTGGCCACCGCGAGGGCGACCGGGGAGCCGATGAGCGGAACGAACGCGGCGACGAACTCCAGCACGGCCAGCGGCGCGGCGAGCGGCACCCGCAGGATGAACAGGGCGATGCCGACCAGGACCGCGTTGGTGGCGGCGACGACGATGATGCCGCGGATGTAGCCGGACAGGGTCCGCCAGGCGGCCTGTCCGCCGCGCAGCCATCCGTCCCGTCTGGTCGGCGGCAGCTGCGCACCGAGGAAGTCCCACATGCGTTCGCCGGAGTGGACGAAGAAGATCGAGCAGAACAGCCCCAGCGCGGAGATGGTCAGGATCTCGACCGCACGGGTGGCTCCGGACAGGGCGCTCTGCAGCAACGTGGAGCGGTGGGCGCTGACGAACGAGTTGATCTTCTTTTGCAGACCGGTGAGTGCGCCGGGCCGCACGTGCCAGGGAGAGCCCTCCAGCCAGTGCTCGAGCCGGCCGATGCCCTTGTCGAACTGAGAACCCACCGCGGGCGCCTGATGTGCGATCAGGAACGCCAGGCCGGTCAGTGCCCCGGCCAGTGCCAGCGCGACCAGCACGAAGGCGCACAGCACCGCGGGTGCACGCGGCATGACCTGCCCGAAGCGGTCCGCCACCGGACGCAGGAGCGCCGTGATGACCAGACCGAGGAAGACGGCGATGACCACCGACTGGAACCGCTCCAGCAAGGTGAACACGGCATAGGCCACCACGCCGAGGACCAGCAGCCGCCAGGCCCAGCCGGCGGCCGCCCGCAGGGAGGCAGGCACTCCGGGGTCGGGGCGCGGGGTTCGTCCGGCGACCGTCCGGGGCCGGTACCGCAGCACGGTCCCGGAACTGCCCCTGCGGTCCCCGGCCGCGGCCTGTCCCCGCCACGCGCGGCGGCGCTCCGCTCCCG
This genomic interval from Streptacidiphilus rugosus AM-16 contains the following:
- a CDS encoding PHP domain-containing protein, with translation MDPVQALRRIAFLLEWRGASPYRVRAFHTAADAASVLPAGRVEAQQARRLPGVGPVTADVIAQASAGGTPVYLARLEAEIGPAAEIGWSLVASSRGDCHVHSDWSDGGSPIEEMAQAACAQGHQWAVLTDHSPRLTIAHGLSPDRLRQQLEIVAALNAEMAPFRLLTGIECDILEDGTLDQKEELLARLDLVVASVHSKLRSDPEPMTARMIATVRNPHTAVLGHCTGRIVTGRGRPQSRFDAEAVFTACAETGTAVEINCRPERRDPPDDLLQLAAEIGCLFAVDTDSHAPEQLHWQSSGYARASRIGLGPDRLVTTWPVERLLSWTAPRRRTHG
- the tkt gene encoding transketolase; the encoded protein is MASEHSGRTAQRDTSLAPPVADRVGWDPVDVRAVDTVRLLAADAVQKVGNGHPGTAMSLAPLAHLLFQNVMRHDPNDDQWLGRDRFVLSCGHSSLTLYIQLYLTGYGVELSDLQALRTWGSATPGHPEHRHTRGVEITTGPLGQGFAAAVGMAMAARRERGLLDPDADRGSSPFDHHVYVIASDGDMMEGVSAEAASLAGHQELGDLVVFYDSNHISIEDDTDVSFSEDVPARFAAYGWHVQTVDWTHTGSYVEDVDALMSAIEDARAETGRPSLIMLRTLIGWPAPTKQNTGKAHGSALGEDEIAATKTLLGFDPAQYFTVEDDVLARTRQAAERGRRAHAAWDASFTAWREAQPERAALLDRLQAQRLPEGWAEALPEFPADAKGMATRAASGEVLSALAAVLPELWGGSADLAGSNNTTMDGEPSFVPTGRQTAEWKGSPYGRTLHFGIREHAMAAILNGIALQSLTRPYGGTFLTFSDYMRPAIRLAALMKLPATYVWTHDSIGLGEDGPTHQPVEHLAALRAIPGLDVVRPADANETTACWRTVLEHTDRPAGLVLSRQNLPVLDRKGSGYAPAREASRGGYILADAADGADPEVILVATGSEVHIALEARDILTAEGLAARVVSMPCREWFAAQPEDYRDRVLPPSVRARVSVEAAVGQGWREVVGDAGRIVSLEHYGASADYQRLYTEFGITADAVAAAARDSIDQAARPVPDARQAVG
- a CDS encoding AI-2E family transporter encodes the protein MPASLRAAAGWAWRLLVLGVVAYAVFTLLERFQSVVIAVFLGLVITALLRPVADRFGQVMPRAPAVLCAFVLVALALAGALTGLAFLIAHQAPAVGSQFDKGIGRLEHWLEGSPWHVRPGALTGLQKKINSFVSAHRSTLLQSALSGATRAVEILTISALGLFCSIFFVHSGERMWDFLGAQLPPTRRDGWLRGGQAAWRTLSGYIRGIIVVAATNAVLVGIALFILRVPLAAPLAVLEFVAAFVPLIGSPVALAVASAVALATQGPITAVIVLALIVVIGQIEGHVLHPLIMSWAVSLHPVVIAISVIAGSIALGIVGAVLAVPAVSVVWAVIQALRGPRADQDAA